In Camelus dromedarius isolate mCamDro1 chromosome 24, mCamDro1.pat, whole genome shotgun sequence, one genomic interval encodes:
- the ITPRIPL2 gene encoding inositol 1,4,5-trisphosphate receptor-interacting protein-like 2, producing MSVHYTLNLRVFWPLVTGLCTALVCLYHVLRGSGGARVEPPDGADGGFPLLKVAVLLLLGYILLRCRQTVRQRFLPGTPRLGGHSAFSPRHFREPSLDILLESYYEHEVRLSPHVLGHSKAHVSRIVGELVRAGRTRGSPGPIPGGALALAFRGDFIQVGSAYEQHKIRRPDGFDVLVPLRLPPLVALEPRSLGAEPELAPAFHGCFVCALKAPPGASGGQWLRDCKTFADGFCVDVRGRRHLSATLVLRWFQSHLQRSLATVRYSLEGRCRVSLTPGGLEQPPTLHILPCRTDYGCCRLSMAVRLIPAVHLGDSVFLVAPPLPPSPVGPLSELPGGLRGDALWGVNTARQEQKLLSWLQERAPPGACYLKCLQLLKALRDLGARGLDPTAATQWGRILSSYVLKTVLLAVLLREGAPAQGWEEAHLGERLEELVQFLRGCLLQRRTLFHCVLGPGGAAAEVGPLPKVLREAGPVDLLAAFDRHARELAAARLLSTWRRLPQLLRAYGGPRYLARCPPPRSQRTQGFPEDEP from the coding sequence ATGTCTGTGCACTACACCCTCAATCTGCGAGTCTTCTGGCCCCTGGTGACCGGCCTCTGCACCGCCCTCGTGTGCCTCTACCATGTCCTGCGGGGAAGCGGGGGCGCCCGGGTCGAACCGCCCGACGGCGCGGATGGCGGCTTCCCGCTGCTCAAGGTGGCAGTCCTGCTCCTTCTCGGCTACATCCTCCTGCGCTGTCGCCAAACTGTTCGACAGCGCTTCCTGCCCGGGACCCCCCGCCTGGGGGGCCACTCCGCCTTCTCTCCTAGACACTTCCGAGAGCCCAGCCTCGACATCCTGCTGGAGAGTTACTACGAGCATGAGGTGCGCCTGTCGCCGCACGTGCTGGGCCACAGCAAGGCGCACGTGAGCCGGATCGTGGGCGAGCTGGTGCGGGCTGGCCGCACTCGGGGGTCCCCAGGTCCCATCCCCGGAGGGGCGCTGGCCTTGGCCTTCCGCGGAGACTTTATCCAGGTGGGCAGTGCCTACGAGCAGCATAAAATCCGCCGGCCCGACGGCTTCGACGTGCTTGTGCCGCTGCGCCTCCCGCCCCTGGTGGCGCTGGAGCCCCGGAGCCTGGGCGCAGAGCCCGAGCTGGCCCCAGCCTTCCACGGCTGCTTTGTGTGCGCACTCAAGGCACCGCCGGGGGCCTCCGGAGGCCAGTGGCTCCGGGACTGCAAAACCTTCGCCGACGGCTTCTGCGTGGATGTGCGTGGGCGGCGCCATCTCTCGGCCACACTGGTGCTGCGCTGGTTCCAGTCGCACCTGCAGCGCTCCCTGGCCACCGTGCGCTACAGCCTGGAGGGGCGTTGTCGGGTCAGCCTAACCCCGGGTGGCCTGGAGCAGCCTCCCACCCTGCACATCCTGCCCTGCCGCACCGATTACGGCTGCTGCCGCCTTTCCATGGCCGTGCGTCTCATCCCTGCTGTCCATTTGGGCGACAGCGTCTTCCTGGTggcaccaccactgccaccctcGCCCGTCGGGCCCCTGTCGGAGCTCCCAGGAGGTCTGCGCGGGGATGCGCTATGGGGCGTGAACACAGCGCGCCAGGAGCAGAAGCTGCTAAGCTGGCTGCAGGAAAGGGCCCCTCCAGGTGCCTGCTACCTCAAGTGTCTGCAGTTGCTTAAAGCTCTTCGAGACCTGGGTGCCCGAGGGCTGGACCCGACGGCCGCCACCCAGTGGGGACGCATCCTGTCTTCATACGTGCTCAAGACGGTGCTGCTGGCGGTGCTGCTGCGCGAGGGGGCTCCTGCAcaaggctgggaggaggcacACCTGGGCGAGCGCTTGGAAGAGCTCGTGCAGTTCCTTAGGGGCTGCCTGCTTCAACGCCGAACACTCTTCCACTGCGTCCTGGGCCCTGGCGGGGCAGCCGCTGAGGTGGGCCCGCTGCCCAAGGTCCTGCGTGAAGCTGGCCCAGTTGACCTCCTGGCTGCTTTCGACAGGCACGCCCGGGAGCTCGCGGCGGCGCGCTTGCTGTCCACGTGGCGAAGACTGCCCCAGCTTCTCCGGGCCTATGGGGGTCCCCGCTACCTTGCCAGGTGTCCCCCACCCCGGAGCCAGCGCACCCAGGGGTTCCCTGAAGATGAACCATAA